A genomic region of Ignavibacteria bacterium contains the following coding sequences:
- the nth gene encoding endonuclease III, with product MSSYFDEKRNKEILDRFRKHYPDAKIKLKFKTPFELLIATILSAQCTDDRVNIVTETLFKKYKKPEDYLRVSNEELEKDIFSTGFYKQKAKAIKACCQVLVEKYKGKIPTNIDELTQIPGIGRKTASVVLGNAFGIPAIAVDTHVKRLSNIFHFVKEENPDKIEEQLKKIIPENEWVVTCHRIATHGRLICQAKKPKCEICFLNDICPSAFKTNKRKSK from the coding sequence ATGAGCTCATATTTCGACGAAAAAAGAAACAAAGAAATTTTAGACCGCTTCAGAAAACATTACCCCGATGCTAAAATAAAACTCAAATTTAAAACCCCTTTTGAACTCCTAATTGCAACTATTCTTAGCGCTCAATGCACTGATGATCGAGTTAATATTGTTACCGAAACTCTTTTCAAAAAATATAAAAAGCCCGAAGATTATTTAAGAGTATCAAATGAGGAACTTGAAAAAGATATTTTTTCCACAGGATTTTATAAACAAAAGGCAAAAGCAATTAAAGCTTGCTGTCAGGTCTTAGTGGAAAAATATAAAGGTAAAATTCCAACAAATATTGATGAGTTAACACAAATACCTGGCATTGGTAGAAAAACTGCATCCGTAGTTCTTGGTAATGCCTTCGGCATTCCTGCAATTGCAGTAGATACACATGTAAAAAGATTATCAAATATTTTTCATTTCGTTAAAGAAGAAAATCCAGATAAGATAGAAGAACAATTAAAAAAAATAATTCCTGAAAATGAATGGGTTGTAACCTGTCATAGAATTGCAACTCACGGAAGATTAATTTGCCAGGCTAAAAAACCAAAATGTGAGATCTGTTTTTTGAACGACATCTGTCCTTCTGCATTCAAAACAAATAAACGGAAATCGAAATGA
- a CDS encoding GWxTD domain-containing protein, giving the protein MKIFRLLAIILFFVIDSLSAQKIERFAAGSERFENRDFDERFFYSVWINPVQFDNNLILNYKIRYDFLLFEKALGDTFKAQVKVILELSASDLLSPIRNIDEVVIKSTDFNQTISKEIYYTSNFSLNVPNKKFKATLILFDEIRNKEIANKNFSLDLSESSNFEPVFIKGSDLDLLNSDEIKNRFYNFIPFGSDKYVLVLPDTDDFSEIEIKDNYVDYKISEKINTGYRYSIFPIDTLDLIEGEYDLKNSQATKSKKIFVRWIGKPEYLKNPEKAFRIMKYLFENDNIEKELLDGKDRVRKFYSIWKKFDPTPNTPFNELLAEFYRRADYASFEFKSVSQPDGALTDRGKIYIIYGKPDSIERNFSKDGRALEIWTYNSNRNLKFTFFDENKNGNYILQQ; this is encoded by the coding sequence ATGAAAATATTCAGATTGCTCGCCATCATTTTATTTTTTGTAATTGATTCGTTATCTGCCCAAAAAATAGAAAGGTTTGCAGCTGGTTCTGAAAGATTTGAAAATAGAGATTTCGATGAAAGATTTTTTTATTCTGTTTGGATAAATCCAGTTCAATTTGACAATAATTTGATACTTAATTATAAAATTAGATATGATTTTCTGTTGTTTGAAAAAGCTTTGGGAGATACCTTCAAAGCTCAGGTGAAGGTTATTCTGGAATTGTCAGCCTCTGATCTTTTGAGTCCAATTAGAAACATTGATGAAGTCGTAATAAAAAGCACAGATTTCAATCAAACAATTTCAAAAGAAATTTATTATACAAGTAATTTTTCGCTCAATGTCCCAAATAAAAAATTTAAAGCTACTTTAATTCTATTTGATGAAATTAGAAATAAAGAAATTGCCAATAAGAACTTTAGCCTTGATTTAAGTGAATCTTCAAATTTTGAACCTGTCTTCATTAAAGGAAGTGATCTTGATTTGCTGAATTCGGATGAAATAAAAAATAGATTTTACAATTTTATTCCTTTCGGATCAGATAAATACGTACTTGTATTGCCTGATACAGACGACTTTTCAGAAATAGAAATAAAAGATAATTATGTTGATTATAAGATCTCAGAAAAAATAAATACAGGATATCGTTATTCAATTTTTCCAATTGATACCCTCGATCTAATAGAAGGTGAATATGATTTAAAAAACTCACAGGCAACAAAATCAAAAAAGATTTTTGTTCGATGGATTGGAAAACCAGAATATTTAAAAAATCCTGAAAAAGCTTTCAGGATAATGAAGTATTTATTTGAAAATGATAATATTGAAAAGGAATTACTTGACGGCAAGGATAGAGTCAGAAAGTTTTATTCAATCTGGAAGAAATTCGATCCTACACCAAATACTCCATTTAATGAACTACTGGCTGAATTTTACAGACGAGCTGATTATGCATCGTTTGAATTTAAGTCAGTATCGCAGCCCGATGGTGCTTTAACAGATCGAGGGAAAATTTACATTATCTATGGTAAACCAGATTCAATCGAAAGAAATTTTTCAAAAGACGGCAGAGCTTTAGAAATCTGGACTTATAATTCAAATCGTAATTTAAAGTTTACATTCTTTGATGAAAACAAAAACGGAAATTACATTTTACAACAATGA
- the pdxA gene encoding 4-hydroxythreonine-4-phosphate dehydrogenase PdxA: protein MIKIGITCGDINGIGPEITIKAIKNLRGDYKFYLIGPKNIFLNLISKLKLEDYSNIEFVDLGKYSQNLGSPTVMSGKLSLKAIYESLKLWDEKIIDVVVTAPISKEAISKAGSNFPGHTEIYASHFKTKNFVMMFLSNSFYAGLATIHIPIKDVPRVLNLELLENKISIVRKTLIQDFNIRSPKIAVLGLNPHAGESDLIGTEETQIIEPAIIKLSGNKFGIYGPFSSDGFFGRKEYKNYDCVFGMYHDQVLIPFKLLNFNNGVNFTAGLPIIRTSPDHGTAFNLAGKNLADHRSMLEAIKFAIKIFKTRNKIK from the coding sequence ATGATTAAAATAGGAATAACCTGCGGGGATATTAACGGAATTGGTCCTGAGATTACAATTAAAGCAATTAAAAATCTTCGAGGGGATTATAAATTTTATCTCATTGGACCAAAAAATATTTTTCTCAATTTGATCTCTAAATTAAAGTTAGAAGACTATTCAAATATTGAATTTGTTGATTTGGGGAAATATTCACAGAATTTAGGCTCACCCACGGTAATGTCTGGCAAGCTTTCTTTGAAAGCGATTTACGAAAGTCTAAAATTGTGGGATGAAAAAATTATCGATGTTGTTGTAACCGCTCCGATTTCAAAAGAAGCAATATCAAAAGCAGGCTCAAATTTTCCGGGACATACGGAGATTTATGCGAGTCATTTCAAAACAAAAAATTTTGTAATGATGTTTTTATCTAATTCTTTTTATGCAGGACTTGCAACCATTCACATTCCAATAAAAGATGTCCCAAGAGTCTTAAATCTTGAACTTCTCGAAAACAAAATTTCAATTGTAAGAAAAACTCTGATCCAGGATTTCAATATAAGAAGTCCCAAAATTGCTGTGCTTGGTTTAAATCCACATGCAGGTGAGTCTGATTTAATCGGAACTGAAGAAACTCAAATAATTGAACCGGCAATTATAAAATTAAGTGGAAATAAATTCGGAATTTATGGACCATTTTCATCCGATGGATTCTTTGGCAGAAAAGAATACAAAAATTATGATTGCGTCTTTGGAATGTATCATGATCAAGTTTTGATCCCGTTTAAATTATTGAATTTTAATAATGGTGTTAATTTTACTGCTGGATTGCCAATCATAAGAACTAGCCCAGACCATGGAACTGCTTTCAATCTTGCCGGCAAAAATCTTGCTGACCATCGAAGTATGCTCGAGGCAATTAAGTTCGCAATTAAAATCTTTAAGACAAGGAATAAGATAAAATGA
- the porU gene encoding type IX secretion system sortase PorU: MKNCKGIYIGLPSIYSQINTRFFIMKKFFAIFISFIFYASFINAQDLNLIFSTDKGLTFEFIPKYLSENHYRDDLNRILPLFEDASAPEFINVGSPDYRYKNIPIALPSMAGNTFTILDVEFEDIQGVTLKPVPTLIRENGILIPEYSDLISENIKSQEFELVKWGEIGIVRDLIVGNLRVYPYQQIGSNTVRIYKKIKIQINFGTPIVSFKIRDNDDIVYRGIINENQAKNWVYHSKDFSMQKVTNSRLSNGNWYRIKITEEGIYKLDYNFLKSKGIDLANVDPRTIQIFGNGGKTLSENPEDYLNVDLIENAILVVGEEDGKFDPSDYIIFYAPSVKGWEYKSSSKTIGHYFHYYSDVNYVWLTFGNAIGKRMSSKVSVSNNPDSIVTTTTGYILYREFKKNLAGTGRRWFGDEFNDRTKSRVYVNRLPGLVPDKTITYRIGVVARSDRVTTFFVDEGNDRIGSISMNPVNLADGIGLYAYSNFGVFTHSSNLSDSRSVLKLTYNVTDAISSGYIDYFEILYPRYLSAESDRISFFSPLKSGVYEYLVSNFSNSDIKVFDVSKFNDVKLISNAEISGMQIKFRAIEDGNSPSKYFAVGQNGYLLPSEIIKIANQNLRGINPGGELIIISPKEFLAEANRLKSHKESRSKKPLSTVVVNVEEIYNEFSGGLLDVSAIRNFIKHAYTFWTIKPKYVLLFGDGNYDYRNIEGYGKNFIPVYETEESLFLLYSYPTDDFFGRVVGNDLFVDIAVGRIHIQSIEEAKAAVDKIIRYENNKDFGLWRNLITLVADDGKTTKGDDGHIHTNQSEILAKETIPPAFETKKIYLIQYPTVETAGGRRKPDVNREIINTFNDGTLVINFIGHGNPEVWTHEYVFEKTVTVPQLKNANRLPFLSAATCDFGDYDKPANQSSMELLLTKADGGIISGFTASRAVWSSENAAINYALFQALFSYRRTNSTQPSIGEAYFQVKRFKVSDNDQKYNLFGDPSLYLLAPSDLGLVDSINNSSTSGIVEIKALNRASITGTIRNSDGTINSNFNGEALVTVYDSKRYQEVPEWPGWTGPGKGIELSGGIIYKGRVSIKNGIFRTEFVVPKDLSYEGNNGKVSVYFFNNSTDGIAYTENIKVVSADSVTITDVKGPDIKIYFDNDLSFGATLVSRSPLLIVKLEDETGINTTGLGIGHNIEAVINDNETNSIKLNEYFQGDLDAGNQKGEVRYRLSDLPLGKNKIRVSAWDVFNNKNETEMFFEVVGDNQLIIKNVYNYPNPVNNSTYFTFQHSYDQPVNVTIKIYSVSGRLIHKIEKQNVLEKFVKVYWDGKDAEGDYLGNGVYLYKIIINSLDNTKSSEALGKLAIMR, from the coding sequence ATGAAAAATTGTAAAGGAATCTATATAGGTTTACCGAGTATTTATTCACAAATAAACACTCGGTTTTTTATTATGAAAAAATTCTTTGCAATTTTTATTTCATTTATTTTTTATGCGAGCTTCATCAATGCTCAGGATCTTAATTTAATCTTTTCGACAGATAAGGGATTAACTTTCGAGTTTATACCCAAATATCTCTCTGAAAATCATTATCGTGATGATTTAAACAGAATACTACCACTTTTCGAAGATGCATCAGCTCCTGAGTTTATTAATGTTGGTTCACCAGATTATCGATATAAAAATATTCCAATTGCCCTGCCTTCAATGGCTGGAAATACTTTTACAATTTTAGATGTTGAATTCGAAGATATACAGGGAGTAACTCTAAAACCTGTTCCGACATTAATTAGAGAAAATGGAATTTTAATCCCAGAATATTCTGACTTAATTTCTGAAAATATTAAAAGCCAGGAATTTGAGTTAGTAAAATGGGGAGAAATTGGGATCGTTCGTGATTTAATTGTTGGAAATCTCAGAGTTTATCCTTATCAACAGATTGGTTCCAATACAGTAAGAATTTATAAGAAAATTAAGATCCAGATTAATTTCGGAACACCTATAGTTTCATTCAAAATCCGCGATAATGATGATATTGTTTATCGAGGGATAATTAATGAAAATCAGGCGAAGAACTGGGTTTATCATTCAAAAGACTTTTCGATGCAGAAAGTCACAAATAGCAGATTGAGTAATGGTAATTGGTATAGAATTAAAATTACAGAAGAGGGTATTTATAAACTCGATTATAATTTTCTTAAATCAAAAGGAATTGATTTAGCGAATGTTGATCCAAGAACAATTCAAATTTTTGGAAATGGTGGAAAAACTTTAAGTGAAAATCCTGAAGATTATTTAAATGTTGATTTGATTGAAAATGCAATTTTAGTTGTTGGTGAAGAAGATGGAAAATTTGATCCATCCGATTACATAATTTTCTACGCACCATCAGTCAAAGGCTGGGAATATAAATCAAGTTCAAAAACGATTGGGCATTACTTTCATTATTATAGTGATGTGAATTATGTGTGGTTGACATTCGGCAATGCAATTGGTAAACGAATGTCGAGTAAAGTTTCGGTTTCTAATAATCCTGACTCTATCGTAACAACAACTACGGGTTATATTCTGTATCGTGAATTCAAAAAAAATCTTGCCGGGACAGGCAGAAGATGGTTTGGTGATGAATTTAATGATAGAACTAAATCAAGGGTTTATGTAAATCGATTGCCTGGATTGGTACCTGATAAAACTATTACCTATCGAATAGGTGTAGTTGCAAGATCCGATAGAGTCACAACATTTTTTGTTGATGAAGGGAACGATAGAATCGGTTCAATTTCAATGAACCCAGTAAATCTTGCAGATGGTATTGGACTTTATGCTTACTCAAATTTTGGTGTTTTCACACACTCATCAAATTTGTCTGACTCAAGGAGTGTCTTAAAGTTAACATATAATGTAACTGATGCAATCTCTTCAGGTTATATTGATTATTTTGAAATTCTTTATCCAAGATACTTATCAGCTGAAAGTGATAGGATAAGTTTCTTCTCACCGCTGAAGTCTGGAGTTTATGAATATTTGGTGAGCAATTTTTCCAATAGTGATATAAAAGTTTTTGATGTTTCAAAATTTAACGATGTCAAGTTGATTTCAAATGCAGAAATAAGCGGGATGCAGATAAAGTTTAGAGCAATTGAGGATGGAAATTCTCCTTCAAAATATTTTGCTGTTGGTCAAAATGGTTATCTACTTCCATCTGAAATAATTAAAATAGCAAATCAAAATTTAAGGGGAATTAATCCAGGCGGAGAATTAATCATAATTTCACCAAAAGAATTTTTAGCTGAAGCAAACCGATTGAAGTCTCACAAAGAATCAAGATCGAAGAAACCATTGTCAACAGTCGTTGTCAATGTCGAAGAGATTTACAACGAATTCAGTGGTGGATTACTCGATGTCTCAGCAATAAGAAATTTTATCAAACATGCTTATACATTCTGGACAATCAAACCAAAATATGTTTTGCTTTTTGGTGATGGAAATTATGATTACAGAAACATAGAAGGTTATGGTAAAAACTTTATTCCAGTTTATGAGACGGAAGAAAGCTTATTCTTGCTTTATAGTTATCCAACAGATGATTTCTTCGGCAGAGTTGTAGGCAATGATTTATTTGTTGATATAGCTGTTGGAAGAATTCATATCCAGTCAATTGAAGAAGCAAAAGCTGCTGTTGATAAAATAATTCGCTATGAGAATAATAAGGATTTTGGTCTTTGGAGAAATTTAATAACCTTAGTTGCTGATGATGGTAAAACTACAAAAGGTGATGATGGACATATACACACCAATCAATCAGAAATTCTTGCCAAAGAAACTATTCCTCCAGCATTTGAAACAAAGAAAATATATTTGATTCAATATCCAACTGTGGAAACAGCTGGAGGAAGAAGAAAGCCTGATGTCAATCGAGAAATTATAAATACTTTTAATGATGGAACTCTTGTAATTAATTTCATTGGGCATGGAAATCCAGAAGTCTGGACTCACGAATATGTATTTGAAAAAACTGTGACAGTTCCACAATTAAAAAATGCAAACAGACTTCCGTTCCTTTCGGCGGCAACCTGCGATTTTGGTGATTATGATAAACCCGCCAATCAGAGTTCGATGGAACTACTTCTGACAAAAGCTGACGGTGGAATCATATCAGGATTTACTGCATCTCGAGCTGTATGGTCGAGCGAGAATGCAGCTATCAATTACGCTCTTTTCCAAGCTTTGTTTTCGTATCGCAGAACAAACTCAACTCAACCTTCAATTGGTGAAGCATATTTTCAAGTTAAGCGATTTAAAGTTTCTGATAACGATCAAAAATATAATCTATTTGGTGATCCCAGCCTCTATTTGCTTGCACCGAGCGATCTCGGTTTAGTTGATTCAATTAACAATTCTTCTACATCAGGTATTGTAGAGATTAAGGCTTTGAATAGAGCCTCGATCACGGGGACTATCAGAAATTCAGATGGAACCATTAATTCAAATTTCAATGGCGAAGCTCTTGTTACTGTTTATGATTCAAAGAGATATCAAGAAGTGCCAGAATGGCCAGGCTGGACAGGTCCAGGGAAGGGCATAGAATTATCTGGTGGAATAATTTATAAAGGTAGAGTTTCAATAAAGAATGGAATTTTTAGAACTGAATTTGTTGTACCAAAAGATCTTTCTTATGAAGGCAATAATGGAAAAGTCTCTGTGTATTTCTTTAATAACAGTACAGATGGTATTGCTTACACTGAAAATATCAAAGTTGTATCTGCTGACAGCGTTACTATTACTGATGTAAAAGGTCCTGATATTAAAATTTATTTTGATAATGATCTTTCATTTGGAGCGACTTTAGTTTCTCGGTCGCCATTACTAATTGTTAAACTTGAAGATGAGACAGGCATCAACACAACTGGCTTAGGCATTGGTCATAATATTGAAGCTGTAATTAATGATAACGAAACCAATTCAATTAAATTAAATGAATATTTTCAGGGTGATCTGGATGCTGGAAATCAGAAAGGTGAAGTTCGCTATCGTTTGAGTGATTTACCTCTTGGGAAGAATAAAATTAGAGTTTCAGCTTGGGATGTTTTCAACAACAAAAATGAAACAGAAATGTTTTTTGAAGTCGTTGGTGATAATCAACTCATAATTAAAAATGTTTACAACTATCCGAATCCAGTAAATAATTCGACATATTTCACATTCCAGCATAGTTATGATCAACCTGTTAATGTAACGATCAAAATTTATTCAGTAAGCGGCAGGCTTATTCATAAAATTGAAAAACAAAATGTCTTAGAAAAGTTTGTAAAAGTTTACTGGGATGGTAAAGATGCTGAAGGAGACTATCTCGGTAATGGCGTATATTTGTATAAAATAATCATTAATTCGCTCGACAATACAAAAAGCAGCGAAGCCTTAGGTAAATTAGCAATAATGAGATAA
- a CDS encoding adenylate kinase, producing the protein MHLILFGPPGAGKGTQAKILSEKFKIPHISTGDMLRDAVANQTELGLKAKSIMEAGQLVPDEIMIGIVKETLTSIKCKNGFILDGFPRTVDQAKALDKLFKEMNINDVVILDFNIDEEEIIKRVTNRRQCRNCGSLFNLLYDKLDNVCPNCGAVGTIYQRDDDKEDVIRKRIKVYKELTLPVKNYYKENNACFISIDGFGEIEQITNSILERLEKIKVH; encoded by the coding sequence ATGCACTTAATTCTTTTTGGTCCACCTGGAGCAGGGAAAGGAACACAGGCTAAAATTTTATCAGAAAAATTTAAAATTCCTCACATCTCAACTGGTGATATGCTTCGTGATGCTGTTGCAAACCAAACAGAATTGGGACTAAAAGCTAAATCTATAATGGAAGCCGGGCAGCTTGTTCCAGATGAAATAATGATTGGAATTGTAAAGGAAACTCTAACCTCAATTAAGTGCAAAAATGGTTTTATCTTAGATGGCTTTCCAAGAACTGTCGATCAAGCAAAAGCTCTTGATAAACTTTTTAAGGAAATGAATATCAATGATGTAGTGATTCTGGATTTTAATATTGATGAAGAAGAAATAATTAAACGAGTTACAAACCGAAGACAATGTAGAAATTGTGGATCTCTTTTCAATCTCCTTTACGATAAATTAGATAATGTTTGTCCAAATTGCGGCGCAGTTGGAACCATTTATCAAAGGGATGATGATAAAGAAGATGTAATCAGAAAACGAATAAAAGTTTATAAAGAATTAACTCTTCCTGTTAAAAATTATTATAAAGAAAACAACGCTTGTTTTATCTCAATTGATGGTTTTGGTGAAATTGAACAAATAACGAATTCAATTTTAGAAAGATTGGAAAAGATTAAAGTTCATTAA
- a CDS encoding HDIG domain-containing protein, which translates to MTREEAVQLLFEYTKSDALRKHAFAVESCMIAYAEKFGEDVNEYSVTGILHDFDYEMYPNAPDHPLKGSEILRQKGVDEKIIKAILGHASYTNVERDTLLAKTLFACDELAGFITAVTYVRPNKTIDEVEVKSVTKKLKDKAFARNVSREDIYKGAEELGVPLEEHIAFCIEAMKKRKDLLGL; encoded by the coding sequence ATGACAAGAGAAGAAGCAGTTCAACTACTTTTCGAATACACAAAAAGCGATGCTTTAAGAAAACATGCTTTTGCTGTTGAGTCCTGTATGATAGCATATGCAGAAAAATTTGGTGAAGATGTGAATGAATATAGTGTGACGGGAATTTTACATGACTTTGATTACGAAATGTATCCAAATGCACCTGATCATCCATTAAAAGGAAGTGAAATTTTAAGACAAAAAGGTGTTGATGAAAAAATTATTAAAGCAATTCTTGGCCATGCATCTTACACTAATGTTGAAAGGGATACACTGCTTGCAAAAACACTTTTTGCCTGTGATGAATTAGCCGGATTTATTACAGCCGTAACTTATGTAAGACCAAACAAAACTATTGATGAGGTTGAAGTTAAATCGGTCACTAAAAAATTAAAAGACAAAGCCTTCGCAAGGAATGTTAGCAGAGAAGATATTTATAAAGGTGCTGAAGAACTTGGAGTTCCACTCGAAGAACATATTGCCTTTTGTATTGAGGCTATGAAAAAAAGAAAAGATTTACTTGGACTTTAA
- a CDS encoding ATP-binding cassette domain-containing protein, which produces MILSFEDVYFDYNGHTILNGASFLMDTGEFLYLIGPSGSGKTTVLKLIYMDLKPKKGAVAIGEFNSLFMKERYIPMLRRKLGIIFQDFRLLNDRTIEENLAFVLHSVNSPKREVKRKIFNALSLVGLSHRRNSYPSELSGGEQQRVVIARAIINDPILILADEPTGNLDPDTSRQIMEILRDINARGTAVLVATHNYELVKKFPARVLKLQNEKFLPVQINEL; this is translated from the coding sequence ATGATTCTTTCTTTCGAGGATGTTTATTTTGATTATAATGGTCATACAATCTTAAATGGTGCTTCTTTTCTAATGGATACTGGCGAGTTTTTGTATTTAATTGGACCAAGTGGCTCAGGCAAAACTACAGTATTAAAATTAATTTACATGGATTTAAAACCTAAGAAAGGTGCAGTTGCCATTGGCGAATTTAATTCGCTCTTTATGAAAGAAAGATATATTCCAATGTTAAGGCGAAAACTTGGTATTATTTTTCAGGATTTTCGTTTACTGAACGATAGAACCATCGAAGAAAATCTTGCTTTTGTTCTCCATTCTGTTAATTCACCAAAAAGAGAAGTGAAGAGAAAAATTTTTAATGCATTATCACTTGTCGGTTTAAGTCATCGAAGAAATTCATATCCATCAGAACTTTCTGGAGGGGAACAGCAAAGAGTCGTAATTGCTCGCGCCATTATTAATGATCCAATCTTAATTCTTGCAGATGAACCAACTGGAAATCTCGATCCGGATACTTCAAGACAAATTATGGAAATATTGAGGGATATAAATGCAAGAGGGACTGCTGTTCTGGTCGCGACACATAACTATGAGCTTGTTAAGAAATTTCCTGCTCGCGTCTTAAAACTTCAAAATGAAAAATTCTTGCCCGTTCAAATTAATGAACTTTAA